The Sporocytophaga myxococcoides genome contains a region encoding:
- a CDS encoding VOC family protein, with protein MTITNIHVIDQDSAYDFYVNKLGFKLVDDIPMGPGTRWLTVSPPDQPDLQLVLFPVTVSKMFPKEVAESLIDLIKKGIFGCGVLTCNDIYATYEELKAKGVEFIKAPTKEFYGTEALFKDDSGNYFSLQPINNFDNENNI; from the coding sequence ATGACAATTACAAACATACATGTTATAGACCAGGATAGCGCCTATGACTTCTATGTTAATAAATTAGGATTCAAGCTTGTAGATGATATCCCAATGGGGCCTGGAACACGCTGGCTCACAGTTTCTCCACCTGACCAACCGGATTTGCAATTAGTTTTGTTTCCTGTTACTGTTAGCAAAATGTTTCCAAAAGAAGTTGCTGAGAGTTTAATCGACCTTATCAAAAAAGGAATTTTCGGCTGTGGTGTGCTAACCTGTAATGACATTTATGCTACCTATGAGGAACTTAAAGCAAAGGGAGTAGAATTTATAAAAGCTCCTACAAAAGAGTTCTATGGGACAGAGGCACTATTCAAAGATGATTCAGGAAATTACTTTTCATTGCAACCCATAAATAATTTTGACAATGAAAACAATATTTGA
- a CDS encoding DUF1569 domain-containing protein — MKTIFDPATRGELIQRINLLKDSKTPMWGKMNVYQMTRHCNLWNEWVLGKKDFVYKQEFLGKLFGKMALKSNTKDDKPLSRNMPAGKSFTVKEKDGDFEAQIATWIQQIKSYENFSNNDFVHDFFGNMTREQIGIFAYKHNDHHLRQFVV, encoded by the coding sequence ATGAAAACAATATTTGATCCTGCAACAAGAGGTGAATTGATTCAAAGAATTAATTTGCTAAAGGATAGTAAGACTCCAATGTGGGGTAAAATGAATGTGTATCAAATGACCAGACATTGCAATCTCTGGAATGAATGGGTTCTTGGGAAAAAGGATTTTGTATACAAACAAGAATTTCTTGGGAAGCTTTTTGGTAAAATGGCATTAAAGAGTAATACCAAAGACGACAAGCCACTTAGCAGGAATATGCCCGCAGGTAAAAGTTTTACTGTCAAAGAAAAGGATGGTGATTTTGAAGCTCAGATTGCAACCTGGATACAACAAATCAAATCTTACGAAAACTTTTCAAATAATGACTTTGTTCACGATTTTTTTGGCAATATGACCAGGGAACAAATTGGAATATTTGCTTATAAGCATAACGATCATCATTTAAGACAATTTGTGGTGTAA
- a CDS encoding response regulator transcription factor, whose protein sequence is MKILIVEDEKDLRETIVTSLKKEHFVIETASDFHSASEKIEVYNYDCILLDIMLPNGSGLQLLEQLKQQGKSGNVIIISAKDSLDDKLKGLELGADDYLTKPFHIAELNARIKAVLRRNKLDGKNTIETANIVLDLTERTFSVNKENVPLNRKEFDILNYFLLNKNRLVTKNALAEHVWGDNIDQADNFDFIYYQIKNLRKKLQTANADVEIEAVYGIGYKLTEK, encoded by the coding sequence ATGAAAATTCTGATAGTTGAGGACGAGAAAGATTTAAGAGAAACGATTGTGACTTCACTGAAGAAAGAACATTTTGTGATTGAAACAGCAAGCGACTTTCATTCGGCAAGTGAAAAAATAGAAGTATATAACTACGATTGTATTTTGCTTGATATTATGTTGCCAAATGGCAGCGGACTGCAACTTCTGGAACAACTTAAGCAACAAGGTAAATCTGGAAACGTCATCATTATTTCTGCCAAAGACTCGCTGGATGACAAACTAAAAGGACTTGAACTTGGTGCAGACGACTATCTGACAAAGCCGTTTCACATCGCAGAACTCAATGCAAGGATAAAAGCTGTTTTACGCAGGAATAAATTAGATGGAAAAAATACCATTGAAACAGCTAACATAGTGTTAGACCTGACAGAACGAACATTCTCGGTAAACAAAGAAAATGTTCCACTAAACCGAAAAGAGTTTGATATATTGAATTATTTTTTGCTTAATAAAAATCGCCTGGTTACCAAAAATGCATTAGCAGAACACGTTTGGGGCGACAACATCGACCAGGCAGATAACTTTGACTTCATCTATTATCAGATAAAAAACCTGCGGAAAAAATTACAAACCGCCAATGCCGATGTTGAAATTGAAGCTGTTTACGGTATCGGATACAAGCTTACTGAAAAATGA